One genomic segment of Salinibacter grassmerensis includes these proteins:
- a CDS encoding mechanosensitive ion channel family protein produces the protein MLDLLLQFGAPPAWFDSLSLRVLLLGAVRIVIILALAALILALVRRGTERWIAAVADLPATDPKRQRAVTLGNLLQSTAGYVVWAVAGIMVLSEVGLDIGALIATAGIAGLAVGFGAQTLVKDVIGGIFLLFDDILHVGDLVTISGHTGTVETIGVRLIKLRKFDGELVMIPAGEVRIFGNKSVEWARAIVPVGLSYGQDVDAILPVMEQVANEWVADHEEIVLDESPQVQGLMDFGDSSVTARVVVRVAPGEQYAAERELRQRLKRAFDAKDVEIPFPQRTTHVIQSEAPARTPEADDASDPPAPPESEESR, from the coding sequence GTGCTTGACCTTCTCCTCCAGTTCGGTGCGCCTCCGGCATGGTTCGACTCGCTCAGCCTACGGGTCCTCCTCCTGGGAGCAGTGCGGATCGTCATCATTCTCGCCCTCGCCGCGCTCATTCTCGCGCTGGTCCGGCGGGGCACGGAGCGGTGGATCGCAGCCGTCGCGGATCTCCCGGCGACTGATCCCAAGCGCCAGCGCGCCGTCACACTTGGCAACCTGCTCCAGTCCACGGCAGGTTATGTCGTGTGGGCGGTCGCGGGCATCATGGTGCTCAGCGAAGTGGGCCTCGACATCGGGGCGCTCATCGCCACTGCCGGCATCGCGGGCCTGGCCGTTGGATTTGGGGCTCAGACCCTCGTGAAGGATGTCATCGGGGGCATTTTCCTCCTCTTCGACGACATTCTGCACGTCGGCGACCTCGTGACCATCAGCGGGCACACCGGAACGGTCGAGACGATCGGGGTGCGGCTGATCAAGCTGCGGAAGTTCGACGGCGAGCTCGTTATGATTCCCGCCGGAGAGGTGCGCATCTTTGGCAACAAGAGCGTCGAGTGGGCCCGCGCCATCGTGCCGGTGGGCCTCAGCTACGGCCAGGACGTGGATGCCATCCTACCCGTCATGGAACAGGTCGCGAACGAATGGGTGGCGGACCACGAGGAGATTGTGCTGGACGAGTCCCCGCAGGTGCAAGGCCTCATGGACTTCGGCGACTCGTCGGTCACGGCCCGGGTCGTGGTGCGCGTGGCGCCGGGCGAACAGTACGCCGCGGAGCGCGAACTACGACAGCGTCTGAAGCGGGCCTTCGACGCGAAGGACGTCGAGATTCCATTCCCACAGCGCACGACGCACGTCATCCAGAGCGAGGCACCGGCCCGAACCCCCGAAGCGGACGATGCATCGGATCCCCCTGCCCCCCCGGAGTCTGAAGAGAGCCGATAA
- a CDS encoding ABC transporter ATP-binding protein, whose product MPALSVSSLSKTYRTGLLRRSAVRALDGISLEVEEGAIFGLLGPNGAGKTTLVKILLGLVHPSGGTARLFGRPAGTPAARHRIGFVPENHRFPGFFTATQTLHAYGRLADVPRTERNHRIPQLLDRLALDGRGDTKVKTFSKGMLQRLGLAQALLNEPDLLFLDEPTGGVDPVGRRAIRDIVLELRDKGKTIFLNSHLLSEVEKVCTQIAILRDGTLVRRGSVEELTAVDRVYDLVATPVPDSLLDTPELPLTPAPDGSASASDLDQYRVHADDRATLNAVVDRLRGADVEIESITPLRQSLEDYFIDVVDSPT is encoded by the coding sequence ATGCCTGCCCTCTCCGTCTCGTCGCTGTCGAAGACCTACCGCACCGGCCTCCTGCGGCGCTCAGCGGTGCGGGCACTCGACGGCATCTCGCTTGAGGTCGAGGAAGGCGCAATTTTTGGGCTTCTCGGTCCCAACGGGGCGGGAAAAACGACCCTCGTCAAAATTCTGCTCGGCCTCGTTCACCCCTCTGGCGGCACTGCCCGCCTCTTCGGCCGGCCCGCCGGCACCCCGGCCGCCCGCCACCGGATCGGGTTCGTCCCCGAAAACCACCGCTTTCCGGGGTTCTTCACGGCCACCCAGACGCTGCACGCCTACGGTCGCCTGGCCGACGTGCCGCGGACTGAGCGCAATCATCGCATCCCTCAGCTGCTGGACCGCCTCGCCCTCGACGGGCGGGGCGACACGAAGGTTAAGACCTTTTCGAAGGGCATGCTCCAGCGACTCGGGCTGGCCCAGGCCCTCCTCAACGAGCCCGACCTGCTGTTCCTCGACGAGCCGACCGGCGGCGTGGACCCAGTGGGGCGCCGCGCCATTCGGGACATCGTGCTGGAGCTGCGGGACAAAGGCAAGACGATCTTTCTCAACTCCCACCTCCTCTCCGAGGTCGAGAAGGTCTGTACGCAGATCGCCATTTTGCGGGACGGGACGCTGGTCCGGCGGGGAAGCGTCGAGGAGCTGACCGCCGTGGATCGGGTGTACGATCTCGTCGCCACGCCCGTCCCCGATTCGCTCCTGGACACGCCGGAGCTTCCCCTGACCCCCGCGCCCGACGGCTCTGCCTCTGCGTCGGACCTCGACCAGTATCGGGTCCACGCCGACGACCGGGCCACACTCAACGCGGTCGTGGACCGACTGCGCGGCGCCGACGTGGAAATTGAGTCCATCACCCCCCTTCGGCAGTCCCTCGAAGACTACTTCATCGACGTGGTCGATTCCCCGACCTGA
- a CDS encoding ABC transporter permease, producing MRPLFGLVLITFRELWARKIVLGLFIVSSLVLLAVTFALNLDVVEGSLAGIRLFGQEAAPEDMSGEDAPPLTLSRVVVAVESVVAGVAYWIGILLALFASASLFPDLQSDGRVELLLSKPIGRLNVLFGHMLGVWSAIGILAAYLLGGVWVIMSLKTGVWNPRFLLSLLLVVGMFAVMYAAVMLMGVWTESTALGLIVSYGLIFVSMVLAAADQIGPTLGPVGSPVFWGMYHTLPNFTEVTQIVSTLAKGEAVSSWYPFVSSLLFGGAAYGVTGYWFVQRDF from the coding sequence ATGCGCCCCCTATTCGGTCTTGTTCTGATTACGTTTCGGGAGCTCTGGGCACGGAAGATCGTGCTGGGGCTGTTCATCGTCAGCTCCCTGGTGCTGCTGGCGGTCACCTTCGCCCTGAACCTGGACGTGGTGGAGGGGTCGCTCGCGGGCATCCGCCTCTTCGGGCAGGAAGCCGCCCCCGAGGACATGAGCGGGGAGGACGCACCGCCCTTGACGCTCTCCCGGGTGGTCGTCGCGGTGGAGTCTGTCGTGGCCGGCGTGGCGTACTGGATTGGCATTCTGCTGGCGCTCTTCGCCTCCGCCTCCCTTTTCCCGGACCTGCAATCCGACGGGCGTGTGGAGCTGCTGCTGTCCAAGCCCATTGGCCGCCTGAACGTCTTGTTTGGACACATGCTGGGGGTGTGGAGCGCCATCGGCATCCTCGCGGCGTATCTCTTGGGGGGGGTATGGGTCATCATGTCGCTCAAAACAGGGGTGTGGAACCCCCGCTTTCTGCTCTCCCTGCTTCTGGTCGTGGGCATGTTCGCGGTGATGTACGCGGCCGTCATGCTGATGGGGGTCTGGACCGAAAGCACGGCGCTGGGACTCATCGTCTCCTACGGCCTCATCTTCGTCTCGATGGTGCTGGCCGCTGCCGACCAGATCGGCCCAACCCTCGGCCCCGTCGGCAGCCCCGTCTTCTGGGGAATGTACCACACCTTGCCCAACTTCACAGAAGTCACCCAGATTGTCTCCACCCTGGCCAAAGGCGAGGCGGTGTCGTCCTGGTATCCGTTCGTCTCGTCGCTGCTCTTCGGCGGGGCCGCCTACGGAGTGACGGGCTACTGGTTTGTCCAGCGGGACTTCTGA
- a CDS encoding dimethylarginine dimethylaminohydrolase family protein: MIYQTPDALDLRLNQIPPLPRPQRVVLTTPTHFDVEYVINPHMSENVGAVNKDVAWQQWKAVRAAYTALDHAPVTINGQSGLPDMVFCANQTLPFYNPESDTKGVVLSRMHSEQRADEVPYYARFFEEKGYAVETLPENLNADFEGMGDALWHPDHHLLWGGYGYRTSIEAYEALGELLDVPIVALRLVDPDYYHLDTCLCPLDAQHALVAPAAFDDAGRALIDALFETVIEVPDHEARHQFACNAHCPDGTHVLIQEGCEGTNDRLRGHDFVPVELDTGEFMKSGGSVFCMKQMIW; the protein is encoded by the coding sequence ATGATTTACCAAACCCCCGACGCCCTTGACCTCCGGCTCAATCAAATTCCGCCGCTCCCTCGTCCGCAGCGTGTCGTCCTAACGACACCGACTCACTTCGACGTCGAATACGTCATCAACCCGCACATGTCGGAGAACGTGGGCGCGGTCAACAAGGACGTTGCCTGGCAGCAGTGGAAGGCCGTCCGCGCCGCCTACACGGCCCTCGACCACGCGCCCGTCACGATAAACGGCCAGTCCGGGCTGCCCGACATGGTCTTCTGCGCGAACCAGACCCTTCCCTTTTACAACCCCGAGTCCGACACAAAGGGCGTGGTGCTCAGCCGCATGCACAGCGAGCAGCGGGCGGACGAGGTGCCGTACTACGCCCGGTTTTTCGAGGAAAAGGGGTACGCGGTCGAGACCCTGCCCGAGAACCTGAACGCGGACTTTGAAGGCATGGGGGATGCCCTCTGGCATCCGGACCATCATCTCCTGTGGGGCGGGTACGGCTACCGGACGAGCATTGAGGCGTACGAGGCGCTCGGGGAGCTACTAGACGTCCCCATCGTGGCCCTCCGCCTCGTCGACCCGGACTACTACCACCTCGACACCTGTCTGTGTCCCCTAGACGCCCAGCACGCGCTCGTGGCCCCGGCGGCCTTCGACGACGCAGGCCGCGCTCTCATCGACGCCCTCTTCGAGACGGTCATCGAGGTGCCGGACCACGAGGCCCGGCATCAGTTTGCCTGCAATGCCCACTGCCCCGACGGCACACACGTGCTGATTCAGGAAGGCTGCGAGGGCACCAACGACCGACTGCGGGGCCACGACTTCGTCCCGGTGGAGCTCGACACCGGCGAGTTTATGAAGTCCGGCGGATCGGTATTCTGCATGAAACAGATGATCTGGTAA
- a CDS encoding TIGR04283 family arsenosugar biosynthesis glycosyltransferase, whose product MIAPRLVSIIIPTLNEEDAIVPTVRRARRQEGPVEILVADGGSTDDTRSVAQAHGAAVLQAPCGRASQMNHGADCSSGDILLFLHADTHLPPNGLSRIRRALAGPDAHAGTFRLRFDDPTPLLRFYAWCTRWPWVRLCFGDRGQFVERSAFEAVGGFPDWPLFEDLELAARLHGRGGFHFLDAAVTTSARRFYRHGPLRQQLLNLYLWSHYLWGTDPDRLASLYPDRPAHLD is encoded by the coding sequence GTGATTGCCCCACGGCTTGTCTCGATCATTATCCCTACTCTGAACGAGGAAGACGCAATCGTCCCCACGGTGCGCCGGGCCCGCCGGCAGGAGGGCCCTGTGGAAATTCTGGTTGCGGACGGGGGGTCCACCGATGATACCCGGTCGGTGGCGCAGGCCCACGGCGCGGCGGTCCTACAGGCCCCGTGTGGCCGGGCCTCCCAGATGAACCACGGGGCCGATTGTAGCAGTGGAGACATTCTCCTTTTTCTGCACGCGGACACCCACCTCCCCCCGAACGGACTGTCACGGATCCGGCGTGCCCTGGCCGGGCCCGATGCCCACGCCGGCACATTTCGCCTGCGCTTTGATGACCCGACGCCGCTTCTCCGCTTTTACGCGTGGTGCACCCGATGGCCGTGGGTTCGTCTCTGCTTCGGCGACCGGGGCCAGTTCGTGGAGCGGTCGGCATTCGAGGCCGTGGGCGGCTTCCCAGACTGGCCCCTCTTCGAAGACCTGGAGCTAGCGGCCCGGCTCCACGGGCGTGGGGGATTTCACTTTCTGGATGCGGCCGTCACGACGTCGGCCCGCCGGTTCTACCGCCACGGGCCGCTCCGCCAACAGCTTCTCAATCTGTATCTGTGGAGCCACTACCTGTGGGGCACCGACCCGGACCGGCTGGCCTCCCTGTACCCCGACCGTCCCGCCCACCTCGACTAG
- a CDS encoding BlaI/MecI/CopY family transcriptional regulator, with amino-acid sequence MQRKSLTHLGETEMEVLHHVWDLGEATVADVRERILEDRDVAYTTVMTVLKKLAEKGYLDYHKEGRSYVYKSAQEQDAVQHSLLRRLMEKVFRGSPSALVQTLVQREDLSDDEREEIRALINALDEKNSETDDADDS; translated from the coding sequence ATGCAGCGAAAGTCCTTGACCCACCTCGGCGAAACGGAAATGGAGGTCCTCCACCACGTGTGGGACCTCGGCGAGGCCACCGTGGCCGACGTGCGCGAGCGCATTTTGGAGGACCGCGACGTGGCGTACACCACGGTCATGACAGTCCTCAAGAAGCTCGCCGAGAAGGGCTATCTCGACTACCACAAGGAAGGCCGATCGTACGTGTACAAGTCTGCCCAGGAGCAGGACGCGGTGCAGCACAGCCTACTGCGGCGACTGATGGAGAAGGTCTTTCGGGGCTCGCCTTCGGCGCTGGTGCAGACGCTCGTCCAGCGCGAGGACCTGAGTGACGACGAGCGTGAGGAGATCAGGGCCCTTATCAACGCCCTCGATGAGAAGAACTCCGAGACTGATGATGCAGATGATTCTTGA